A section of the Marinoscillum sp. 108 genome encodes:
- a CDS encoding DUF4249 domain-containing protein, whose protein sequence is MKNLTYILTLVTIIGLNACVDPLDVKTDSFEEVLVVEGRITTELGPHLIYITKSAKYGSIFEGVITPVDRADVAIRDNEGNTTVLTFQGNGLYATPADFQAVIGKSYVLNIEIGDKIYNSTPETVESVNVLDTLYTVYNEYPYLNENDILNYKIGVDVYANYEKQENTSNFYLWDYDGTHYIKTFPELYERPTRRGPVPAPKDCCADCYKYEENTSIIISSFPLGNNETDAKLFFLSDNGYRFIDKYVMTLKRYSLSLGAYKFYELIQNQLSIDGDIFDPPPASITGNIININDIDELVVGYFYASDVALDTLTIESSMLDRIAVLPIYPDDCRVLPNTTTVKPSFY, encoded by the coding sequence ATGAAAAACTTAACATATATATTAACACTAGTCACCATCATCGGATTGAATGCCTGTGTTGATCCCCTGGACGTCAAGACTGACTCTTTTGAGGAAGTCCTGGTGGTAGAAGGAAGAATCACCACAGAGCTAGGGCCTCATCTGATCTACATCACCAAAAGCGCCAAATACGGAAGTATTTTTGAAGGCGTAATCACCCCGGTGGATCGCGCAGATGTAGCCATTAGAGACAATGAAGGAAACACTACCGTTTTGACCTTTCAGGGAAACGGATTGTACGCTACCCCAGCTGATTTTCAGGCGGTAATCGGCAAAAGCTATGTTCTTAACATTGAAATTGGTGACAAGATCTATAATTCCACACCGGAGACTGTGGAGTCTGTGAATGTACTGGACACGCTCTACACTGTGTACAATGAGTATCCATATCTCAATGAAAATGACATACTCAATTACAAAATTGGAGTGGACGTTTACGCGAATTATGAAAAGCAGGAAAACACATCCAACTTTTACTTATGGGATTATGATGGTACTCACTACATCAAGACCTTTCCTGAACTCTATGAGCGCCCAACACGAAGAGGTCCTGTACCAGCACCCAAAGACTGCTGTGCAGATTGCTATAAATATGAGGAAAATACCAGCATTATCATTTCATCATTCCCTCTGGGAAATAATGAAACCGATGCTAAACTGTTTTTTCTCTCGGATAATGGGTATCGGTTTATAGATAAGTATGTGATGACGCTTAAACGATATTCTTTGTCACTTGGAGCCTATAAGTTCTATGAATTGATACAAAACCAATTGAGTATTGATGGTGACATCTTCGATCCACCACCAGCCTCTATTACTGGAAACATTATCAACATTAATGATATTGACGAGCTGGTAGTGGGTTATTTCTATGCCTCGGATGTAGCGTTGGATACACTAACCATCGAGAGCTCCATGCTGGACAGGATCGCAGTATTGCCTATATATCCTGATGACTGCAGAGTGCTCCCTAACACCACCACGGTAAAGCCAAGCTTCTACTGA
- a CDS encoding DUF4340 domain-containing protein, translating to MKGKKIVRLLVVLVVLVGVFLVVKYTGNTGRSKTFRSSLVEIDTAKVSKLEILSPGDTTVLTRESGEWKVNQLKKADKNTVKALMNNLKQIKPSRLASRTEDSWKDFQVDDAGTRVIAYEGSDKVLDIILGRFNVEGQRSFYSYVRLNEEADVYVAKDFMKMSVGTGSADYRNDDVVRLVKDSVSSIAFNYSDSAFTLDKVDGKWQLGEMAADSASVVKYLQSLTFVNSKNFAERSGAPVLYDLVIGLNGGNDIQVTAYGNDQFSSSYNEDEYWQDSAVTDKIFKGKSYFLGE from the coding sequence ATGAAAGGAAAGAAAATAGTGAGGTTATTGGTGGTGTTGGTGGTGCTGGTGGGTGTGTTTTTGGTGGTGAAATATACCGGCAATACCGGACGCAGCAAAACCTTCCGATCCAGCCTGGTGGAGATAGATACTGCCAAAGTGAGTAAACTGGAAATCTTGAGTCCTGGTGACACTACAGTGCTTACCAGGGAGTCAGGTGAATGGAAGGTTAACCAGCTCAAAAAAGCTGATAAAAACACTGTCAAGGCATTGATGAACAACTTGAAGCAGATCAAGCCCAGCAGGCTGGCATCACGCACAGAGGACTCCTGGAAGGATTTTCAGGTGGATGACGCGGGTACCAGGGTGATCGCCTATGAAGGATCAGACAAAGTGCTGGATATCATCCTGGGTCGCTTCAATGTGGAGGGGCAGCGGTCGTTCTATTCATACGTCAGGCTCAATGAGGAGGCAGATGTGTATGTGGCGAAGGATTTTATGAAGATGAGCGTTGGCACAGGTTCTGCTGACTACCGCAATGATGACGTGGTGAGGTTAGTGAAAGATTCTGTTTCCAGCATTGCTTTCAATTACTCGGACAGCGCTTTTACATTAGACAAAGTTGATGGAAAGTGGCAGCTTGGTGAAATGGCGGCGGATTCAGCCTCCGTTGTAAAGTATCTGCAGTCCTTGACATTTGTTAATAGCAAGAACTTTGCTGAGCGCAGTGGAGCACCGGTGCTTTACGACCTGGTGATTGGCTTGAATGGTGGGAACGATATTCAGGTGACGGCTTACGGTAATGATCAGTTTAGCTCTTCGTACAATGAAGATGAATACTGGCAGGACTCTGCCGTGACCGACAAGATTTTCAAGGGAAAATCTTATTTTCTGGGAGAGTAG
- a CDS encoding Gldg family protein, with protein sequence MNRKNIIIQLGIVLAIILVANLISNELYFRLDFTEDNRYTFSEATKEVIDELNGVITVKAYFSEDLPPQLMKNRQDFQDQLVEYENRSQGNIVFEFVNPNENEEAERDAQQNGVSPVMINVTERDQVQQMRAYMGAVLKMDDRTEVIPLVQPGAAMEYAITTAIKKVSIADKPKLGLIQGYGEPTLQALPQLMDQLSVLYKVEPFRLRDTAAVPGYYRALIWINPKDSVSPGDFSKLDRYLNQGGGIFIAHSSVEGDLQQGLLSKTTDVGLKGWLGRKGLVLGDQFVVDAQCASVNVQQRQGFFTINSQVEFPFFPMVNNFADHAITSGLESVMFPFVSPLSFGSSDTSWAQVPLVYSSENSGLITPPSYIDIQKKWAQRDFPQSAQILVAGLDNGKARVGVAANGTFCVNGEGQRPQQQNQDNINLASNMIDWIADDTGLIDLRTKGITSRPLESVEDSSKAMIKYGNVFAPILLILIYAFIRKQMNQRKRQKWMQGNYE encoded by the coding sequence ATGAACCGAAAAAACATAATTATACAATTGGGTATTGTGTTGGCGATCATCCTGGTGGCCAATCTGATTTCCAATGAGCTTTATTTCAGACTCGATTTCACCGAGGACAATAGATATACCTTCAGCGAAGCGACCAAAGAGGTCATCGATGAGCTGAATGGGGTGATTACGGTCAAAGCCTATTTTTCTGAAGACTTGCCGCCTCAGCTCATGAAGAACAGGCAGGATTTTCAGGATCAGTTGGTGGAGTATGAAAATCGTTCGCAGGGTAACATCGTTTTCGAATTTGTAAACCCCAATGAAAATGAGGAAGCTGAGCGCGACGCCCAACAAAATGGGGTGAGTCCGGTAATGATCAATGTGACCGAGCGGGATCAGGTGCAGCAGATGCGTGCCTACATGGGCGCCGTACTGAAGATGGATGACCGCACAGAGGTAATTCCCCTTGTGCAGCCGGGGGCGGCCATGGAGTATGCCATTACTACTGCTATCAAGAAAGTGTCTATAGCGGATAAGCCAAAACTGGGATTGATCCAGGGCTACGGTGAGCCTACCTTACAGGCCCTCCCACAATTAATGGACCAGCTCTCAGTGCTCTACAAGGTAGAGCCATTTCGGCTGAGAGATACCGCAGCGGTTCCGGGCTATTACCGGGCGCTGATCTGGATTAACCCCAAAGACTCTGTGAGCCCGGGTGACTTTTCCAAGCTCGATCGTTACCTCAACCAGGGCGGAGGGATTTTCATAGCACACAGCAGTGTGGAGGGAGATTTGCAACAGGGCTTACTCTCCAAGACGACCGATGTAGGTTTGAAAGGGTGGCTTGGCCGGAAAGGGCTGGTGCTGGGCGATCAGTTTGTGGTGGATGCGCAGTGCGCTTCTGTAAACGTGCAGCAGCGTCAGGGATTTTTCACCATCAATTCGCAGGTGGAATTTCCTTTTTTTCCTATGGTCAACAATTTTGCTGACCATGCCATTACCAGTGGATTAGAGTCTGTGATGTTCCCTTTTGTGAGTCCGCTTTCTTTTGGCAGTTCTGACACCTCATGGGCACAGGTGCCATTGGTCTACTCTTCGGAGAACTCCGGTCTGATCACACCGCCATCCTACATCGATATTCAAAAGAAGTGGGCACAGCGGGATTTTCCACAGAGCGCTCAAATACTGGTAGCCGGTCTTGATAATGGCAAAGCCAGAGTGGGTGTGGCTGCCAATGGTACTTTCTGTGTGAATGGTGAGGGACAAAGGCCTCAGCAGCAGAATCAGGACAATATTAACCTGGCATCCAACATGATCGACTGGATTGCAGATGATACCGGACTGATTGATCTTCGTACCAAAGGGATCACCTCCAGGCCGCTGGAGAGCGTAGAGGACAGTAGCAAGGCCATGATTAAGTATGGTAATGTTTTTGCCCCAATTTTGCTGATATTGATCTATGCTTTTATCAGAAAGCAAATGAATCAGCGAAAGCGCCAGAAGTGGATGCAGGGCAATTATGAATAG
- a CDS encoding ABC transporter permease — protein sequence MSKVWIITKRELASFFDSLIAYVMIVLFLGLSGTFTWLVGTNVFLINQASMQVFYSIAFWSLFFFIPAITMRMIAEENRAGTIELLITKAVSDSQIVWGKFLACFILVIIALVCTLPYYITISQLGNIDDGAVLGGYLGLILLSASYISIGLFASSITQNQIVAFLMAMSIGIFFQLLFDVIGGSVRGFFGELFSYLSMSTHFESMSRGVVDSRDLIYFFSIIASGVILSQVMLSKRNWQS from the coding sequence ATGAGCAAAGTCTGGATAATAACAAAACGAGAACTTGCGTCATTTTTTGATTCGCTGATTGCGTATGTCATGATCGTCCTTTTTCTGGGACTGAGTGGCACTTTTACCTGGCTGGTGGGCACCAATGTGTTTTTGATCAATCAGGCCAGTATGCAGGTTTTTTACAGCATCGCTTTTTGGTCTTTGTTTTTCTTTATTCCGGCCATCACCATGCGGATGATCGCTGAAGAAAACAGGGCCGGCACCATAGAATTACTGATTACTAAAGCGGTTTCAGATAGCCAGATCGTCTGGGGAAAGTTCCTGGCCTGTTTCATCCTGGTGATCATTGCACTGGTTTGTACACTGCCTTATTACATCACCATTTCTCAGCTGGGCAACATTGACGATGGAGCTGTGCTGGGTGGGTATTTGGGACTCATCCTTCTTTCTGCCAGCTACATCAGTATTGGACTTTTTGCAAGTAGTATCACTCAAAATCAGATTGTAGCCTTTCTGATGGCCATGTCCATTGGTATTTTCTTTCAGTTGCTGTTTGATGTGATTGGAGGATCCGTGAGGGGCTTCTTCGGTGAGCTTTTCAGTTACCTGAGTATGAGTACACATTTTGAGTCCATGAGCAGGGGAGTGGTGGACAGTCGGGATCTGATTTACTTCTTTTCCATTATTGCATCGGGCGTGATTCTCTCACAAGTGATGCTTTCTAAAAGAAACTGGCAATCATAA
- a CDS encoding ATP-binding cassette domain-containing protein, giving the protein MSIIVENLTKKYGEQKAVNDISFEIKTGEVVGFLGPNGAGKSTTMKIITCFMAPSSGDVRLDDDSIHTNPETIKRKIGYLPENNPLYLDMPIIDYLRFTAEIQGVPKGAIAGRIGEMIERCGLDREKHKNINELSKGYRQRVGLAQAMIHDPEVLILDEPTTGLDPNQIVEIRKLIKDLGKEKTVILSSHILSEVEATCDRILIINRGRIVADGTSDTLRSQSQGQELLKIHVEADPAKVETAVRGLPSVEKVMPLDGKAGWFNVQSKPDLTSRKEIFDLCVQNKWYLMEMSGLETRLEDVFQKLTK; this is encoded by the coding sequence ATGTCAATAATAGTAGAGAACCTTACCAAGAAATATGGTGAGCAGAAAGCAGTGAATGACATATCGTTTGAGATCAAAACGGGAGAGGTAGTGGGTTTTTTGGGTCCCAATGGAGCCGGAAAAAGTACCACTATGAAGATCATCACGTGCTTTATGGCACCGTCTTCCGGAGATGTGCGGCTGGATGATGACTCCATCCACACCAATCCAGAAACGATCAAGCGGAAGATTGGCTATCTGCCAGAGAACAATCCCTTGTACCTGGATATGCCTATCATCGACTACCTGCGTTTCACAGCGGAAATTCAAGGGGTGCCGAAGGGTGCCATTGCCGGACGCATCGGAGAGATGATTGAGCGATGTGGCCTGGATCGGGAGAAGCACAAAAACATCAACGAGCTGTCTAAGGGATACCGTCAGCGAGTGGGTCTGGCGCAAGCGATGATCCATGATCCTGAGGTGCTTATTCTGGATGAGCCTACCACTGGTCTTGATCCTAACCAGATCGTGGAAATCAGGAAGCTGATCAAAGACCTGGGCAAGGAGAAAACAGTGATTCTGAGTAGCCACATTCTCTCCGAAGTGGAGGCCACCTGTGATCGCATTCTCATCATCAACAGGGGTAGGATCGTAGCTGATGGTACTTCAGACACACTCAGAAGTCAGTCTCAGGGGCAGGAGTTGTTAAAGATTCATGTGGAGGCTGATCCTGCCAAAGTAGAGACAGCTGTCAGAGGGCTTCCTTCTGTGGAGAAGGTGATGCCGCTGGATGGCAAGGCGGGCTGGTTCAATGTGCAAAGCAAGCCTGACCTGACTTCCAGGAAGGAGATTTTTGATCTGTGTGTACAGAATAAGTGGTATCTCATGGAAATGAGCGGTCTGGAGACCAGACTGGAAGATGTATTTCAAAAACTAACGAAATAA
- a CDS encoding metallophosphoesterase: MRIGIISDTHSYLDPSVFKYFSQCDEIWHAGDIGTLDVLQQLEAFKPTMAVFGNVDGHDVRAASPEDQVFVREGKKILMTHIAGSLPRYNPRVRDLIKTHQPDVLVCGHSHLLKVQPDKANNLLFINPGAAGRHGFHKIKTLLRLEIQEGKIQNLEVVELGPRGQIS, translated from the coding sequence ATGCGTATAGGCATCATTTCAGATACCCACAGCTACCTGGACCCGTCCGTCTTTAAGTATTTCAGCCAATGCGATGAGATCTGGCATGCCGGAGATATCGGAACACTGGATGTGCTCCAGCAACTGGAAGCCTTCAAGCCCACCATGGCCGTATTCGGCAATGTAGATGGGCACGATGTGCGAGCCGCCAGCCCCGAAGACCAGGTGTTTGTGCGTGAGGGAAAGAAAATTCTCATGACGCACATTGCCGGGAGTCTGCCCCGTTATAATCCCCGGGTGCGTGACCTGATCAAGACCCATCAGCCCGATGTGCTGGTATGTGGACATTCACACCTATTGAAAGTGCAGCCAGACAAGGCCAACAACCTGCTTTTCATCAATCCCGGAGCCGCCGGAAGGCATGGCTTTCACAAAATAAAAACCCTCCTGCGTCTGGAGATACAGGAGGGTAAAATTCAAAATCTGGAAGTGGTAGAGCTAGGCCCCAGAGGCCAGATCTCTTGA
- a CDS encoding M28 family metallopeptidase codes for MKKYYGLLVLGGLMACEGYQQTTEKVLVDTVAMANHVRILASDNFLGRKPFTEGETKTLAYLENEFKSYGLEPGNGDSFFQEVPMVELNASPSPTLEISGANGSVSLNVSDEFVAYTERVEEVSALENSELVFAGFGVVAPEYGWNDYEGLDVKGKTVIVLVNDPGFGSGDSTFFKGQTMTYYGRWTYKYEEAARQGAAGIFIIHDTAPAGYPWLVVRNSWSGASLYLDQTAGQYKPLVQGWLTREAAIKIFEASGKDMKNYVEKSRSADFTPTALDMTASVTIKNEIKRASSKNVIAMVKGTEKPDEYVLYTAHWDHLGVGQPIDGDSIYNGAHDNASGTAALLAIAKAYASNPEKPKRSVLFLAVTAEEQGLLGSKYYAETPIYPPAQTVANINMDGLTYFGLMKDFTVVGYGQSELDDLAGAIATQQGRYIMPDQEPGKGYFFRSDHFQFAKVGIPAMFASGTYEHMTKGVEYIEEMSNEYLTNRYHRPADEFDAAEWRFGGMLQDASLFYELGWQLANSDQWPKWKEGSEFKAIREGN; via the coding sequence ATGAAGAAGTACTATGGTTTATTGGTTTTGGGAGGGTTGATGGCCTGTGAAGGTTATCAGCAGACCACAGAAAAGGTTCTTGTGGATACGGTGGCTATGGCCAACCATGTGCGGATCCTCGCTTCTGATAATTTTCTGGGAAGAAAACCATTCACAGAAGGGGAGACTAAAACCCTTGCCTATTTGGAAAATGAATTTAAAAGTTACGGACTGGAGCCTGGCAATGGTGATAGCTTCTTTCAGGAAGTGCCTATGGTAGAGCTCAATGCAAGCCCTTCACCTACACTGGAGATTAGCGGAGCCAATGGTAGCGTATCACTCAATGTAAGTGATGAGTTTGTGGCCTATACAGAACGTGTGGAGGAGGTCAGTGCCCTGGAGAACTCTGAGTTGGTGTTTGCCGGCTTTGGAGTGGTGGCACCTGAGTATGGCTGGAACGACTATGAGGGACTGGATGTGAAAGGGAAAACAGTGATTGTACTGGTAAACGATCCCGGGTTTGGGAGTGGCGACAGCACTTTTTTCAAAGGACAGACCATGACCTACTATGGCCGCTGGACTTACAAATATGAAGAAGCTGCCCGACAGGGTGCGGCAGGGATATTCATCATCCACGATACGGCGCCAGCGGGATACCCATGGTTGGTGGTGAGAAACTCCTGGTCGGGCGCGAGCTTGTACCTGGATCAGACGGCCGGTCAGTACAAGCCTTTGGTACAAGGATGGCTCACCCGCGAGGCGGCCATCAAAATCTTTGAAGCCTCAGGCAAGGACATGAAAAACTACGTGGAAAAATCGCGTAGTGCAGATTTCACCCCTACAGCGCTGGATATGACAGCCAGTGTTACCATCAAAAATGAAATCAAAAGGGCGTCATCCAAAAACGTGATCGCCATGGTGAAGGGCACGGAGAAGCCCGATGAGTATGTGCTTTACACGGCTCACTGGGATCACCTGGGCGTAGGCCAGCCTATTGATGGAGACAGCATCTATAATGGTGCGCACGACAATGCCTCTGGCACAGCCGCACTTTTGGCCATCGCCAAAGCGTATGCCTCCAACCCTGAGAAGCCCAAGCGTAGCGTGCTGTTCTTGGCAGTAACTGCCGAGGAGCAAGGGCTTTTGGGTTCTAAATATTATGCAGAGACACCGATCTACCCACCTGCGCAGACGGTGGCCAATATCAACATGGATGGATTGACTTACTTCGGTCTCATGAAGGATTTTACCGTAGTGGGCTACGGACAGTCCGAGCTTGATGACCTGGCGGGAGCCATCGCTACCCAGCAGGGGAGGTACATCATGCCTGACCAGGAGCCGGGCAAGGGGTATTTCTTTAGGTCAGATCACTTTCAGTTTGCCAAAGTGGGTATCCCGGCCATGTTTGCCAGTGGTACCTACGAGCACATGACCAAGGGCGTGGAGTATATCGAGGAGATGTCCAATGAATACCTGACCAACCGATATCACCGACCTGCAGACGAGTTTGATGCAGCCGAGTGGCGTTTTGGAGGAATGCTGCAAGATGCCAGCTTGTTTTATGAGTTGGGTTGGCAGTTGGCCAATTCGGATCAGTGGCCCAAGTGGAAAGAAGGTTCCGAGTTTAAAGCCATCCGTGAAGGAAATTAG
- a CDS encoding ATP/GTP-binding protein — protein sequence MKQTIYLALALLVVACSQPKSNEGETASSETAEPTLGLEKLWATDTLLTTSESVIYDETNDVLYVSCINGAPPDARDEDGFIAKVSPADGSIIELQWVTGMDAPKGLGLIGSTLYVTDIDDIVAIDVTTGEITQKINVPDAVFLNDITTDDEGNVYFTDSGANRIHKLSADGELSLWIEDAEIGGPNGLLDDGDQMMMVAFGKGIFNTIDYASGTITQVTDSLQGGDGIEKTGEDYLVSSWHGRVFYITAAGETTKLLDTSEDGSNAADIEFIAKSNTLLVPTFFGNQVVAYKLTK from the coding sequence ATGAAACAAACTATCTACCTGGCACTGGCGCTCCTCGTGGTGGCCTGCAGTCAGCCAAAATCAAATGAGGGCGAAACGGCCTCCTCAGAAACAGCCGAACCTACTTTGGGGCTGGAAAAGCTCTGGGCTACTGATACGCTACTCACCACCTCCGAGTCAGTCATCTATGACGAAACCAACGACGTACTCTATGTCTCCTGCATCAACGGCGCACCGCCAGATGCCCGGGATGAAGATGGATTTATCGCCAAAGTGTCACCGGCAGATGGCTCCATCATAGAACTACAGTGGGTCACTGGTATGGATGCACCCAAAGGACTGGGGCTCATCGGCAGTACCCTGTATGTGACGGATATAGATGATATCGTGGCCATAGACGTGACTACCGGAGAAATCACGCAGAAAATAAACGTACCCGATGCGGTATTCCTCAATGACATCACCACAGACGATGAAGGCAACGTGTACTTTACCGACTCTGGTGCCAACAGAATCCACAAACTGTCGGCCGATGGGGAGCTTTCCCTGTGGATAGAAGATGCGGAGATTGGCGGGCCCAATGGCCTGCTGGATGATGGTGACCAGATGATGATGGTGGCCTTTGGCAAGGGCATCTTCAATACCATAGACTATGCCTCCGGCACCATCACACAAGTGACAGACTCACTACAAGGTGGTGACGGGATAGAGAAAACAGGCGAAGACTACCTGGTCTCCAGCTGGCATGGCCGGGTGTTTTATATAACTGCAGCGGGTGAAACCACCAAGCTGTTGGACACTAGTGAAGACGGGTCCAACGCAGCAGATATAGAGTTTATCGCCAAGTCCAATACCCTGCTGGTGCCTACCTTCTTTGGCAACCAGGTCGTGGCCTATAAGCTGACGAAGTAA
- a CDS encoding ABC transporter permease codes for MIYNMLKVSWRMATRKTSFTLLNIIGLSVGMMVCLLVGLYVHYEYAFDAFHKKSDRIYRINQSMIWGDWASQMPTTGPNVALALKADVPEIEAITRILHPEGFVVTSLNEASQPNSFLEDDLLIADPDFFKIFSFPMVEGDKSSALSKPNQIVITEKAAIKYFGKESALGKTLQLRGTILEGRQAGDNTPLNFTISGIIEDIPDQSHIQFDMVASTASFIDITQNESLWTWTAFANYALLKEGVDAAQLESALKTIPPKWAASTLLRIFGLTFDELHADNKSWDLFMQPIGDVYLGSNTMGNILGPLGQRSTIASFTAIGLLILILSSINFMNLSTAQSSNRAREVGIRKALGAQRKTLIAQFLFEAFFLVIISTLVGIALTGVLLDSFNHFSGKSINLFEQLSQPVVLISIIVFCGFLGLLAGSYPALYLSSFQPANGMKGILSMGISGKGIRNALIVFQFTISIGLIIGSVFIARQLNYMTQFDLGYDKEHVLQLHNVEQFSADSQVLKNTLMSQTGIQLVGEAHQSPPNVMRGNLISARLTDKDQMEISRMKVDAPYLDLLDVALITGRNFNETMVTDLHHSVILNAEAVQMLGWGTPEAYSKESPVGKYIYSNGQKMEVIGVTADFYYKSPKHQVEPLVIYHIDNKYLPDSGTSPSVLSLRIDPNSIHSTNEMSALVASIRNEVKNLDPYFPFEYSFLDQEFENSFRNEQRVKRIMNAFTLMALIIACIGLYGLAIFSAEKRTKELGMRKLLGASVLQIVTLFSRDFTKLIVIGFLIASPIAWYFVDTWLSKFPYRTSINLWVFALAGAAGLLISWITIGLQSVKVATKNPVEALRDE; via the coding sequence ATGATTTACAACATGCTGAAGGTGAGCTGGCGAATGGCCACGAGAAAAACCAGTTTCACCTTACTCAACATAATTGGTCTGTCCGTAGGAATGATGGTTTGCCTGCTGGTCGGATTGTATGTGCACTACGAGTATGCCTTCGATGCCTTCCATAAAAAATCGGATCGAATTTATCGCATCAACCAATCCATGATTTGGGGGGATTGGGCTTCCCAAATGCCCACAACAGGCCCTAATGTAGCGCTGGCGCTAAAAGCCGATGTACCGGAAATAGAGGCCATTACCAGGATCTTGCACCCCGAAGGATTTGTGGTAACATCACTGAATGAAGCCAGTCAACCAAACAGTTTCCTGGAAGACGACCTGCTGATCGCTGATCCTGATTTTTTTAAGATCTTTTCATTCCCTATGGTTGAGGGTGACAAATCCTCTGCCCTTTCCAAACCCAACCAAATCGTCATCACTGAGAAAGCCGCAATCAAATATTTTGGGAAAGAATCAGCCTTAGGCAAAACCCTTCAACTGCGCGGCACAATTTTGGAAGGCCGGCAAGCAGGGGATAACACACCGCTGAATTTCACAATAAGCGGCATTATTGAAGACATTCCCGATCAGTCACATATCCAGTTTGATATGGTGGCTTCTACCGCCAGTTTTATTGACATCACGCAAAACGAATCACTATGGACGTGGACGGCTTTTGCAAACTATGCCCTGCTCAAAGAAGGCGTGGATGCAGCACAGCTGGAATCCGCACTCAAAACCATCCCTCCCAAATGGGCAGCCAGCACCTTGCTAAGAATCTTCGGGCTCACATTTGACGAATTGCATGCGGACAATAAATCATGGGACCTTTTCATGCAGCCCATCGGCGATGTGTACTTAGGGTCCAACACGATGGGAAACATTCTGGGGCCGCTGGGTCAGCGGAGCACCATTGCCTCATTTACGGCCATAGGGCTATTAATTTTGATACTATCGAGTATCAATTTTATGAACCTCTCCACTGCACAATCTTCCAACCGTGCCCGTGAGGTGGGCATTCGCAAGGCCCTTGGAGCTCAACGAAAGACACTCATTGCACAGTTTCTATTTGAAGCTTTCTTCCTTGTCATCATCAGTACACTGGTGGGTATTGCCCTCACAGGCGTACTTCTGGACAGTTTTAACCACTTTTCCGGCAAGTCGATCAACCTTTTCGAGCAGCTATCACAACCGGTCGTTTTGATCTCCATCATCGTTTTTTGTGGTTTTCTGGGACTCCTGGCCGGGAGCTACCCTGCCCTTTATCTTTCTTCTTTTCAACCCGCCAATGGCATGAAGGGTATCTTGAGCATGGGAATTAGCGGAAAAGGCATCCGCAATGCATTGATTGTATTCCAATTCACCATTTCCATCGGCCTGATCATTGGATCGGTGTTTATCGCCAGGCAATTGAATTACATGACACAGTTCGATCTAGGGTACGATAAAGAGCACGTACTTCAACTGCATAATGTTGAACAATTCAGCGCAGATAGCCAGGTACTAAAAAACACATTGATGAGCCAGACCGGCATCCAACTGGTGGGAGAAGCCCATCAGTCACCCCCAAACGTCATGCGTGGAAACCTCATAAGTGCGAGGCTTACGGACAAGGATCAAATGGAGATAAGCCGAATGAAAGTGGATGCACCTTATCTTGATTTACTGGATGTAGCGCTCATCACAGGTCGCAACTTTAATGAAACGATGGTTACCGACCTTCATCATTCAGTGATTTTGAATGCGGAAGCGGTACAAATGCTAGGCTGGGGAACTCCGGAAGCCTATTCAAAAGAGTCTCCCGTGGGTAAGTACATTTATAGCAATGGCCAGAAAATGGAAGTGATAGGCGTGACCGCAGATTTCTATTACAAAAGTCCTAAACATCAGGTTGAACCCCTGGTCATCTATCACATTGACAACAAATACCTTCCCGATAGTGGCACAAGCCCATCGGTGCTTTCTCTGCGAATCGATCCCAATTCAATCCATTCGACCAATGAGATGAGTGCACTTGTTGCCTCCATACGCAATGAGGTTAAAAATCTGGACCCGTATTTCCCTTTTGAATACAGCTTTCTGGACCAGGAGTTTGAAAACAGCTTTAGAAATGAACAACGAGTAAAAAGAATCATGAATGCCTTCACCCTTATGGCTTTGATCATCGCTTGTATCGGACTCTATGGTTTAGCGATATTCTCCGCAGAGAAAAGAACAAAAGAATTAGGTATGAGAAAACTGCTGGGTGCAAGTGTCCTGCAAATCGTCACACTGTTTTCCAGAGACTTTACCAAATTGATAGTGATTGGTTTTTTGATTGCCAGCCCGATTGCCTGGTATTTCGTGGATACCTGGTTGTCCAAATTCCCCTACCGAACATCCATCAATCTTTGGGTCTTCGCTCTGGCCGGTGCGGCAGGACTACTCATCTCCTGGATTACCATTGGGCTTCAATCGGTCAAAGTGGCTACAAAAAACCCAGTGGAGGCCTTGAGAGATGAATAA